From Arachis stenosperma cultivar V10309 chromosome 2, arast.V10309.gnm1.PFL2, whole genome shotgun sequence, one genomic window encodes:
- the LOC130960462 gene encoding uncharacterized protein LOC130960462 has protein sequence MAENSRETRRRRRILDQGSDRLAFITGRIQTLPTQPQPDSSSRSGHPTTTFTTTTLPNDEAEKKSDSIMLNHNSVVVPSREGDASVSGSQTPLHEHEPKSAISGVLASQDEHVQPSQDLPPDIIETEQQSRQMPQMGESKLQITPSEISSAIDASRFTRLLCSVIVAVLVVASYLGFSLMSSKLIKSITSFRPLYLVLVTDLSIVAARVLSGKQRGFRRSNGREYRTPSDGDQYAQLARTLELCLVMKNAMDAVFIDCAVYAIIVVCGISLFQT, from the exons ATGGCAGAGAACAGCAGAGAAACCCGAAGACGAAGAAGGATCCTCGATCAAGGATCCGACCGCCTCGCCTTCATTACGGGTCGGATCCAAACCCTCCCAACTCAGCCACAACCCGATTCTTCATCTCGTTCCGGTCATCCAACCACTACCTTTACTACCACAA CTTTGCCTAATGACGAGGCAGAGAAGAAATCAGATTCTATTATGTTAAATCACAATTCGGTTGTTGTTCCATCCCGCGAAGGCGATGCAAGTGTCAGTGGAAGCCAAACACCATTGCATGAACACGAGCCCAAAAGTGCAATTTCAGGTGTTCTTGCATCTCAAGATGAGCATGTTCAGCCATCTCAAGATTTGCCTCCTGATATCATAGAGACCGAGCAACAGTCACGACAAATGCCACAGATGGGAGAATCTAAACTTCAGATCACCCCAAGTGAAATAAGTTCTGCCATTGATGCCTCAAGGTTTACCCGCCTTCTTTGTTCTGTCATTGTGGCTGTACTTGTAGTTGCTTCTTATCTAGGATTTTCTCTGATGAGTAGCAAGTTGATTAAGAGTATAACAAGCTTTAGGCCACTGTACTTAGTTTTGGTAACTGATTTGTCGATTGTGGCTGCACGTGTTCTTTCTGGCAAGCAAAGAGGTTTTCGAAGGTCTAACGGGAGAGAGTATAGAACTCCTTCTGATGGAGATCAATACGCACAGCTTGCTAGGACATTGGAATTATGCTTGGTTATGAAGAACGCTATGGATGCTGTGTTCATTGATTGTGCTGTTTATGCAATCATTGTCGTATGCGGCATTTCTCTTTTCCAAACATAA
- the LOC130961583 gene encoding ubiquitin-conjugating enzyme E2 34-like yields MAEKSCIKRLQKEYRALCKEPVSHVVARPSPNDILEWHYVLEGSEGTPFAGGYYYGKIKFPPEYPYKPPGISMTTPNGRFMTQKKICLSMSDFHPESWNPMWSVSSILTGLLSFMMDNSPTTGSVNTTTAEKQRLAKSSLSFNCKNATFRKMFPEYVEKYNQEQQLSEQVPPEQASSETVPNDTSPKALLEKNLDSTEEGTKRVEQLKVVKKNGKQPFPAWMMLLLFSIFGVVMALPLLQL; encoded by the exons ATGGCAGAAAAGTCATGTATCAAGCGCCTTCAGAAGGAATACAGAGCTCTTTGTAAA GAGCCAGTGTCCCATGTTGTAGCTCGCCCATCACCAAATGATATTCTTGAATGGC ATTATGTGTTGGAGGGAAGCGAAGGAACACCTTTTGCAG GTGGATATTACTACGGAAAAATCAAGTTTCCTCCGGAATATCCATATAAGCCTCCTGGAATCAG CATGACTACACCTAATGGACGGTTCATGACGCAGAAAAAGATTTGTTTGTCTATGAGTGATT TTCATCCTGAAAGTTGGAATCCTATGTGGTCTGTTTCAAG CATACTCACAGGGCTTCTTTCATTCATG ATGGACAACAGCCCAACCACCGGCAGTGTAAACACCACCACCGCCGAGAAGCAGCGTTTAGCAAAATCTTCCCTTTCTTTCAATTGCAAGAA CGCAACATTCAGGAAAATGTTCCCTGAGTATGTGGAGAAGTACAACCAGGAGCAGCAGCTTTCTGAACAAGTTCCTCCCGAGCAGGCATCATCAGAGACAGTGCCTAATGACACAAGTCCAAAGGCTCTTTTGGAGAAGAATTTGGATTCTACGGAAGAAGGAACGAAAAGAGTAGAACAGTTGAAGGTTGTAAAGAAAAACGGAAAGCAACCATTCCCAGCATGGATGATGTTATTACTATTCTCCATCTTTGGGGTTGTAATGGCATTACCATTGCTTCAGCTCTGA